The Oncorhynchus kisutch isolate 150728-3 linkage group LG20, Okis_V2, whole genome shotgun sequence genome has a segment encoding these proteins:
- the LOC109865968 gene encoding flocculation protein FLO11-like, translated as MVDYLNNLHSAPVQTLSTCTDTQHLYLHSAPLPTLSTCTDTQHLYLHSAPVQTLSTSTYTQHLYRHSAPIQTFSTCTNTQHLYRHSAPVQTLSTCTYTQHLYRHSAPLPTLSTSTYTQHLYRHSAPVPTLSACTCTNTQHLYLYQDSAPVLVPTLSTCTCTNTQHLNRHSAPVPLPTLSTCTYTQHLYQHSAPVPTLSTSTYTQHLYLHSAPVQTLSTCTDTQHLYRHSAPVPVPVPTLSTCTCTKTQHLYLYLHSALVPVPTLSTCTNTQYLYQHSAPEPTLSTCTFNDTQYLYLHSAPVPTLSTCTDTQHLYRHSAPVQTLSTCTDTQHLYRHSAPVPVPTLRTCTCTDTQHLYLHSELVPVPTLSTCTYTQHLYLNLHSELVPVPTLSTCTYTQHLYLYLHSELVPVPTLSTCTNTQHLYRHSAPVPTLSTCTDTQHLYRHSAPVPTFSTCTCPNTQHLNRHSAPVPTLSTCTCTYIQHLYLYQHSAPVPTLSTCTDTQLDSLPSLLHIHLPGRYRPHSVLPGHLCSLQLLGPLGLLQNHHHVSQPEFLVRGQPEGGRLPAQVTLYFWGLERYGGRGEDW; from the coding sequence ATGGTAGATTACCTGAACAACCTACACTCAGCACCTGTACAGACACTCAGCACCTGTACAGACACTCAGCACCTCTACCTACACTCAGCACCTCTACCTACACTCAGCACCTGTACAGACACTCAGCACCTCTACCTACACTCAGCACCTGTACAGACACTCAGCACCTCTACCTACACTCAGCACCTGTACAGACACTCAGCACCTATACAGACATTCAGCACCTGTACCAACACTCAGCACCTGTACAGACACTCAGCACCTGTACAGACACTCAGCACCTGTACCTACACTCAGCACCTGTACAGACACTCAGCACCTCTACCTACACTCAGCACCTCTACCTACACTCAGCACCTGTACAGACACTCAGCACCTGTACCGACACTCAGCGCCTGTACCTGTACCAACACTCAGCACCTGTACCTGTACCAAGACTCAGCACCTGTACTTGTACCTACACTCAGCACTTGTACCTGTACCAACACTCAGCACCTGAACCGACACTCAGCACCTGTACCTTTACCGacactcagtacctgtacctaCACTCAGCACCTGTACCAACACTCAGCACCTGTACCAACACTCAGCACCTCTACCTACACTCAGCACCTCTACCTACACTCAGCACCTGTACAGACACTCAGCACCTGTACCGACACTCAGCACCTGTACCGACACTCagcacctgtacctgtacctgtaccaaCACTCAGCACCTGTACCTGTACCAAGACTCAGCACCTGTACTTGTACCTACACTCAGCACTTGTACCTGTACCAACACTCAGTACCTGTACCAACACTCAGTACCTGTACCAACACTCAGCACCTGAACCGACACTCAGCACCTGTACCTTTAACGacactcagtacctgtacctaCACTCAGCACCTGTACCAACACTCAGCACCTGTACCGACACTCAGCACCTGTACAGACACTCAGCACCTGTACAGACACTCAGCACCTGTACCGACACTCAGCACCTGTACCGACACTCagcacctgtacctgtacctacACTCAGAACCTGTACCTGTACTGACACTCAGCACCTGTACCTACACTCAGAACTTGTACCTGTACCGACACTCAGCACCTGTACCTACACTCAGCATCTGTACCTGAACCTACACTCAGAACTTGTACCTGTACCGACACTCAGCACCTGTACCTACACTCagcacctgtacctgtacctacACTCAGAACTTGTACCTGTACCGACACTCAGCACCTGTACCAACACTCAGCACCTGTACCGACACTCAGCACCTGTACCGACACTCAGCACCTGTACCGACACTCAGCACCTGTACCGACACTCAGCACCTGTACCTACATTCAGCACCTGTACCTGTCCAAACACTCAGCACCTGAACCGACACTCAGCACCTGTACCGACACTCagcacctgtacctgtacctacATTCAGCACCTGTACCTGTACCAACACTCAGCACCTGTACCGACACTCAGCACCTGTACCGACACTCAGCTGGATTCGCTGCCTTCTCTTCTTCACATCCATCTTCCTGGACGCTACAGGCCTCATTCTGTTCTTCCTGGGCATCTTTGCTCCCTTCAGCTTCTGGGACCTCTTGGTCTTCTCcagaaccatcatcatgttt